A part of Cannabis sativa cultivar Pink pepper isolate KNU-18-1 chromosome 6, ASM2916894v1, whole genome shotgun sequence genomic DNA contains:
- the LOC133039476 gene encoding uncharacterized protein LOC133039476 translates to MDAILAELAGVHTPEAPPPFTSSPMAPALKISSSAPPDTIDLVDDEEVLPGEGQEKQWGFSEEVEEGAGGLRALPEEVEEGEEEQEIALIRKRKGKMIAQEEPKRPRRADTPAHGLDGGVSPMEDILPLPTLY, encoded by the coding sequence atggacgccattttggccgaacttgctggggttcacactcctgaggctcctcctccctttacttcttccccgatGGCCCCCGCTTTAAAGATTTCTTCCAGTgctcctccagacactattgatttagtggatgacgaggaggtgctgccgggagaaggtcaagaaaagcaatggggcttttctgaggaagttgaagaaggtgcaggagggctccgggctcttcctgaggaagttgaagaaggtgaagaagagcaagaaattgctctgattcgcaaacgtaaaggcaaaatgattgcccaggaggagcccaagcggcctcggagggctgatactccggcccacggtcttgatggtggggtctctcccatggaagacatactgcccctcccaacattgtactga
- the LOC115724466 gene encoding AAA-ATPase At4g30250 produces MEILSQLWSLLGLLTVLQNVLPSQLLSLLHSLYESLQDLLSPYSYLEIPEFNGYCGVELNDLYRHVTLYINAVDPSATTCRRLTLTRSKSSTRFSFAVAPNHSVRDVFSGHTLSWTHHVDPVPDSLEERRSFVLKLPKRHRQALLSPYLDHILLKAEEFERVSRERRLFTNNGHGSYESGWVSVPFRHPSTFDTLALEPQLKKQITDDLMAFSNGKEFYHRVGRAWKRGYLLYGPPGTGKSSLIAAMANYLCYDVYDLELTKVSDNSELRALLIQTTNRSIIVIEDIDCSVDLTAERGSKNRKRSQPSINGHDDEDQQSGRVTLSGLLNFTDGLWSCCGEERIIVFTTNHKVNVDPALLRCGRMDVHVSLGACGPAAFRALVKNYLGLDTHALMEVVDNCLRSGGALTPAQIGEILLRNRGEADVAMREVVAAMQARILGGRREQVKDSQYCEVEAGSRSPESVLLRGSPENWVSSPGKKRKIKFLVRLRSLTKSDSGRRGVGDH; encoded by the coding sequence ATGGAGATTTTGTCACAGCTATGGTCCTTGCTAGGCCTTCTAACCGTTCTCCAAAATGTCTTACCTTCTCAACTACTCTCCCTACTCCACTCGCTCTACGAGTCCCTCCAAGACTTACTCAGCCCTTATTCCTACCTCGAAATCCCCGAGTTCAATGGCTACTGCGGCGTTGAACTCAACGACCTTTACCGCCACGTCACGCTCTACATAAACGCAGTTGATCCCTCCGCCACAACCTGCCGCCGTCTCACCCTCACGCGCTCCAAATCCTCAACGCGCTTCTCGTTCGCAGTAGCCCCGAACCACTCCGTCCGCGACGTCTTTTCCGGGCACACTCTCTCGTGGACCCACCATGTCGACCCAGTCCCCGACTCCCTCGAGGAACGGCGTAGCTTCGTCCTTAAGCTCCCAAAACGACACCGTCAGGCACTTCTTTCCCCGTACTTAGACCACATTCTCTTAAAAGCAGAAGAGTTTGAGCGTGTTTCAAGGGAGAGGAGACTCTTCACCAATAATGGCCACGGTTCTTATGAGTCTGGCTGGGTCTCTGTTCCGTTTCGTCACCCGTCGACGTTCGACACTTTAGCTCTCGAACCTCAGCTGAAAAAGCAGATAACGGACGATTTAATGGCGTTTTCTAATGGCAAAGAGTTTTACCACAGAGTTGGCCGTGCATGGAAGCGAGGGTATCTTTTGTACGGCCCTCCTGGGACTGGTAAATCTAGCTTGATCGCTGCCATGGCGAATTACCTCTGTTACGATGTGTACGATCTTGAGTTGACTAAAGTCTCCGACAACTCGGAGCTCCGAGCTCTGCTCATACAAACGACGAACCGTTCGATCATCGTGATTGAAGATATCGACTGCTCGGTTGATCTAACGGCTGAGAGAGGctccaaaaatagaaaaagatcTCAGCCTTCGATTAACGGTCACGATGATGAAGATCAGCAGAGCGGGCGGGTCACTCTCTCGGGGCTCCTGAACTTCACAGATGGTCTCTGGTCTTGCTGTGGGGAAGAGAGAATCATAGTCTTCACCACAAACCACAAGGTGAACGTTGACCCGGCTCTGCTCCGGTGCGGCCGTATGGACGTGCACGTCAGCCTCGGCGCGTGCGGACCCGCCGCTTTCCGGGCTTTGGTGAAGAACTATCTGGGGTTGGACACCCACGCTTTGATGGAGGTGGTGGATAACTGTTTGAGATCGGGTGGGGCCTTGACGCCAGCTCAGATCGGAGAGATACTACTGAGAAACAGGGGAGAAGCTGACGTGGCAATGAGGGAGGTAGTGGCAGCAATGCAGGCGAGGATATTGGGTGGACGCAGAGAACAGGTGAAAGATAGTCAATATTGCGAGGTAGAAGCCGGGTCAAGGTCACCGGAGAGTGTCCTTCTTAGAGGGTCGCCGGAGAATTGGGTGTCGTCGCcggggaagaagagaaagatcAAGTTTCTGGTCAGGCTTAGATCTTTGACAAAGTCTGACTCAGGTAGAAGAGGTGTGGGTGACCATTAA